The genome window TCTAAAAATGTGCTAAATATTCCCAGCTGCAGTCGAAAATGGAGAATGCGGAGGTGCTAGAGATGACCGTGAAACGTGTTCAAAACATACTCCGCAGCAGAAATGTGGGTGAGTACAGTGTGAAATCCCCCTGCTCGCTGCCAATGCTGCTGCTCAGCCTTATCCAGGCGACCATTATACTGCAAGTGGCGATGGAAAGTGacttttcttctctctctttcctcctccttTCTCCTTCTTGGCagaaacggacaggttgaaccAGGAAGCGAATGAGAGGTTTGCAGCTGGCTACATCCAGTGCATGCATGAGGTCCACACTTTCGTCTCCAACTGCCCGGGAATCGACTCTGCAGTGGCCGCCGAGTTGCTCAACCACCTCTTGGAGTCTATGCCCCTAAGCGAAGACCACTTTCAGGATTTACTGGGAGAGTTAATGGCTGAAAGTGGCCCCGGTATGTGGCGTGGGCCTGACGATGTGTGCCACTTATTGTTGTCCCCTGGAGGTGGCAGCCAGGCCAGCCCCTCAGCACTGTCTCCTGTGTCCACTGCTTCCAGCGATGACCTGTGCTCCGACCTAGAGGAAGCGGATTCTCCGACCGCGGGACAGAGTCCCCTCTTGCAAGAAAAAGTTGATAACTGTAGGACAGAGAGTACATCCCCTGTAATGTATTCAAAATCAGTCTGGAGGCCGTGGTAACTCACTGGAACCCAAGAGAAATTACAAAGCTACCTAGTTTgaatcggacattggttcttccGTATTTTTAAGAGCCAGTAGCAAGTCATCACTACCTTCAATGAACAATATTGAGTGTATAACAAATGCAGTAATGTTTAATGGGGAGATACGGTTAAAGAAACTGAACGAAAATAGCACTGGGAATAACAAAACAATGGGCCGATATCCTATATTAAAGCTTAGCTATTTTAGAAACTGGCATGCATTTCTAATGGCATTAGCGACTCCAGGTAAAGAGGTATTCGGGTTTCTTTAGTAACAAAGTGAAGCAAAGCGCTTTGATAAAGCACGACATGTAACCTTTTTTTACATTTGAGTGGAAATATACTCGTGCACACATGAATGAACATGTAAACATTCTACTTCTAGTTTAATATTCCCTTAAAGGGATTGATTTGGAGCTAGAATATTGGTAACAGGGTCCACAGTTTCATCCTTCAGTGAAGGAAGACAGACTGAATTAGAATTGTGCAAGGGGGAAAAAAGGTTAGATGTAAATGTTCTTATTAATTCTAGGGGAATGCCTTTAGGAAACATGTGTACCTGATCCTGTGTTTGCAAGCACAGTTACATTTGAAATGTTATGCTAGCACATTAACCTGAGTGTTTCTTTATTTGTGTGTCACACAGTGGAATTTTGTTATGTTTTGTCATTTTAATAAACTTTTACCACTTGTTTAAGAATGACTAATTGCTAACCTATAAATATACACTTTGTTTCTATACCACTGTAATTATGTAGTCTTGACAGTGTACAAGATCTGTTATTAGAAAACAGGCTTGCATTTGCCATGGTTCTCAAGCTAAGCACCAAATTAAAACTACTGTAAGGTGCCAAATGTATATGTCTGCACCTGTTTACTATAATAGACATTTTTCCAACAAGG of Mustelus asterias chromosome 3, sMusAst1.hap1.1, whole genome shotgun sequence contains these proteins:
- the her13 gene encoding hairy-related 13 isoform X2, encoding MAPSCKPSKHGSARDEGDYYTVKEDRKTRKPLIEKKRRARINESLQELRLILADTESKMENAEVLEMTVKRVQNILRSRNVETDRLNQEANERFAAGYIQCMHEVHTFVSNCPGIDSAVAAELLNHLLESMPLSEDHFQDLLGELMAESGPGMWRGPDDVCHLLLSPGGGSQASPSALSPVSTASSDDLCSDLEEADSPTAGQSPLLQEKVDNCRTESTSPVMYSKSVWRPW
- the her13 gene encoding hairy-related 13 isoform X1, with product MAPSCKPSKHGSARDEGDYYTVKEDRKTRKPLIEKKRRARINESLQELRLILADTELQSKMENAEVLEMTVKRVQNILRSRNVETDRLNQEANERFAAGYIQCMHEVHTFVSNCPGIDSAVAAELLNHLLESMPLSEDHFQDLLGELMAESGPGMWRGPDDVCHLLLSPGGGSQASPSALSPVSTASSDDLCSDLEEADSPTAGQSPLLQEKVDNCRTESTSPVMYSKSVWRPW